Part of the Alkaliphilus flagellatus genome, TATCAGCAAAGGATTTTCTTGTTCCAATATTAACATTTTGTTTAATTTTATTTCCATAAATAACAATTGGAATGTATTCCCTAGTATGATCACTTCCTTTGTAAGTTGGGTCATTTCCATGATCTGCAGTAAAAATTATAATATCATCATCATTCATACTATCTAATATTTCTGGAATCCTCATATCTAAATTTTCTAAAGCATCTTTATAGCCTTTTGGATCCCTTCTGTGTCCATATTTAGAGTCGAAATCAACTAAATTTGTGAATATAATACCTTTACTGCTTTTTTGTATATACTCAATTGTTTTATCAATTCCATCCATATTATCTATTGTATGTACAGCATCTGTAATGCCTTTTCCATTAAATATATCTTCTATCTTTCCTATTGCAACTACATCTAAGCCTTCGCTTTTTGCAATATCTAATACTGTGTCCCCTGTAGGGTTTAGAGAATAATCTCTTCTATTATGAGTTCTAGCAAAACTTCCCGGGGTCCCAATAAATGGTCTAGCAATAATTCTTGCAACTGCATTATCCCCCATCATAATTTCTCTAGCAATTTTACATATTTTATATAGCTCCTCTAGAGGAATAATCTCTTCGTGAGCAGCAATCTGCAATACACTATCAGCTGAAGTATAAACAATTGGATATCCTGTACTCATATGTTCTTCGCCAAGTTCATCTAATATTGCTGTACCAGAGGCAGGCTTATTTCCTAAAGTTTTTCTACCGATTTTATTTTCTAATTTATCTATTATATCCTTTGGAAATCCTTTTGGAAAGGTTTTGAAAGGTTCAGTTAAGTGTAAACCTGCTAATTCCCAATGTCCTGTTGTAGTATCCTTACCATTAGAAACCTCTAGTGATCTACCAAAAGCACCTAAAGGCGATTCAATTGATTCTACTCCAACAATATTATCAATATTTCCTAACCCAAGTCTTTGTAAATTAGGTAAATTGATTCCACCTTCATTTATAGCAATGTTACCTAATGTATTTGCACCAACATCACCAAAATTTTTAGCATCAGGTAAAGCTCCTATACCTACACTATCCATTATAAATAAAATTACTCTGTTAATCATAATTTCCCTCCTCTTTTTTAATTATTATACCCTTTTAGTTTATTTTAAAATTATTTATTATGTGAATCTTCCTATTGCAACGCTTATTTTTTATAGTATACTTTCCTATAGCAATAAAAACTTTACTATTTACTATTTTCATAGTATATTAGGCAAGATATCTTTCATTAAAATTTCTTATACTATAAAATAGGACCTGTAATCAGGCCCTAGGATGAGTTTTATTATAAACCTCTTTTATTCTATTTTTCATCAAATGAGCATATACTTGTGTCGTCGATATGTCAGAGTGTCCTAACATTTCTTGAACAGATCTTAAGTCCGCCCCATTTTGTATTAAATGGGTTGCAAATGAATGCCTTAGTGTATGAGGCGTAATAGTTTTTCCTATTTTAGCCTGTTCTGTATATGCCTTAATGATCTTCCAAAATCCTTGTCTAGTCAAACGATTCCCATAATAATTTAGAAAAAGAGATTCTTCATCCTGATTTTTTATAAAGTTTATTCTATTATCATTAATATATTTAGTTAAAGAATTTAATGCTATAGAACCAATGGGTATAACTCGTTCTTTAACTCCACTGCTACATTTAATAAAACCTAAATCCAAGTTAACATCTTCAATATTTAATGAGATTAACTCAGTTACCCTTATACCTGTAGCATATAAAAGTTCAAGCATTGCTTTATCCCTAATACCTTTGTCTGTATGCTCTAGTGGTTGTGTTAACAAGGTATCAACTTCTTGTAACGTTAGGATATTAGGTTGCCGTCTTTCTGTCTTTGGTGTTTCCAAATTAATAGTAGGATCACTTTCAATTTGTTTATTCAACAACAAAAATTTATAAAAACTTCTAATTGAAGCTAAATTTCTAGAAATAGTAGATGTAGATTTCCCGTTTTTCTGTAAATATAATAAATATGTAATGACAGTGGTTGTATTGCTTAAAGAAATATCAAGAATCCCATTATTATTAAGATATGTTAAATATTGAGTTATATCACGTTTGTATGATTCTAAGGTATTTTGTGATAATTTTTTTTCTTTGTCTAAATAAACAGTAAAACTCGATATTAACTGTTTCATTTTAATAACTCCCTTTATTTGCAACATCGTATTATGTACATACTATCAATTATTCAACAAAATATATAAAATTCCTGCAAAGATTTTTATTATTCTATATATTATTTTATTGAATATATCCACTGATAATTTTCATAAAAATAGGAGAGATAAAAGTTTCAATAGAAACAGCTATTAAAATCAATAAAGCAAGTACCACATATGATGTAGTATATATTAAGAATTGTTTATAAAAATTAATTTGTTTTGATTTATTTAATTTATTTTTAATTAACATCAGAGCAAAGGACAAAGAGAGGGTAGAGGCTGTAATAAATATAGGAATAATAATTAAGTTTTGAGGTAATACCCCTAATAAAAATAAGAGTATACCCTTAAATTTGAACTGTTCAATTAGTAGACCTACAGTAAACCCAATTACAAAGCCTTTAAAACATATTATAAAAATTATTCCTGGGATAGCTACTACTAATATACCAAATATCCAGCTTAAACTCAGTAGTTGAAGGTTATTAATTAATGATTGCAGAAATATATCAACACTTCTGATTTCTTCATTAT contains:
- a CDS encoding phosphopentomutase, which produces MINRVILFIMDSVGIGALPDAKNFGDVGANTLGNIAINEGGINLPNLQRLGLGNIDNIVGVESIESPLGAFGRSLEVSNGKDTTTGHWELAGLHLTEPFKTFPKGFPKDIIDKLENKIGRKTLGNKPASGTAILDELGEEHMSTGYPIVYTSADSVLQIAAHEEIIPLEELYKICKIAREIMMGDNAVARIIARPFIGTPGSFARTHNRRDYSLNPTGDTVLDIAKSEGLDVVAIGKIEDIFNGKGITDAVHTIDNMDGIDKTIEYIQKSSKGIIFTNLVDFDSKYGHRRDPKGYKDALENLDMRIPEILDSMNDDDIIIFTADHGNDPTYKGSDHTREYIPIVIYGNKIKQNVNIGTRKSFADIAATISDIFEIQSTGNGESFKDIIIK
- the xerD gene encoding site-specific tyrosine recombinase XerD, with the protein product MKQLISSFTVYLDKEKKLSQNTLESYKRDITQYLTYLNNNGILDISLSNTTTVITYLLYLQKNGKSTSTISRNLASIRSFYKFLLLNKQIESDPTINLETPKTERRQPNILTLQEVDTLLTQPLEHTDKGIRDKAMLELLYATGIRVTELISLNIEDVNLDLGFIKCSSGVKERVIPIGSIALNSLTKYINDNRINFIKNQDEESLFLNYYGNRLTRQGFWKIIKAYTEQAKIGKTITPHTLRHSFATHLIQNGADLRSVQEMLGHSDISTTQVYAHLMKNRIKEVYNKTHPRA
- the spoIIM gene encoding stage II sporulation protein M, whose protein sequence is MPTIMDSFKKHIKSNFIIYFLIILCLLIGISVGGFTVKVINSSHKQELVAYLKGFFQLFHNEEIRSVDIFLQSLINNLQLLSLSWIFGILVVAIPGIIFIICFKGFVIGFTVGLLIEQFKFKGILLFLLGVLPQNLIIIPIFITASTLSLSFALMLIKNKLNKSKQINFYKQFLIYTTSYVVLALLILIAVSIETFISPIFMKIISGYIQ